The DNA segment GGAGTCCATGTGGCATTGATCGTGATTGATCTTCGACGCCCGAGCGACAAGGGTCTTCTGCATAACCTTCCTCCATGGTTTCGTGCCGAAAGGCAGCCGTGCTGCCGTCCTCCTTTCGGGGGTCACGATCTGTCAACGGCGCTACAGGATGATTTCAGGGACGGAGAATCCGGTTACGGATGAAACAGAGCCGGTGCGAGGCAGGCGGTCGCCCAGCCCGAGGCGAAGACTTGATCGCAGCAGGTTGGAACTGGGTTGGCGTTGGCGGTCGTACCCCGTTAGGGTTTTGGCGGCTGTGGCACCCAGACGAGATACGGCGTCGTCGGCCGGCGGTCCGGCGGCACATAGTCCGGGACTGGGGCGTCGTTCGGCGGCAGCGAGCGAACGAAGCGGTGCATGGCGCGCAGGTCATCCTCGGCGAAGGCACGCAGATTGAACCACGGCATGGGCGGCCGCGTCTCGAGCGTGCGCGCGTAACGAACCCAGTCGTCCTCACTCATCGTGGCGAGCAGGCTGCGCAGATTCGAAGGATAGGTCGTGCCCCATGGTCCGCGGTGGCCGAGCGAGTCGCCAATCAGCCAGCGATCTTCCGGCACCTTGCCGGCGTTTGCCGTATAGCCGGGTGTATGACAGTCGTTGCAGCCGCCGATCGTCACAAGGTAACGGCCACGTTCGATATTCGCCGACGCCGTGCCGCCTGAGCCAGTGCCAACGAGCGCCGCTACGGCGGCGGCGGTCATGCCGAGCGTGGCGGCCCCAATCACAATAGGTCTCATCGCAGGCTCCTTCTCATTCATGACCATTGAGAAGACGCGACCGAATCTCGGCGGGCGGCGTTACGAGGTGATTTCAGGAAAGGAGGATCCGATTACAGATGAAACAAGGGCGGCGGGGCCGCCGCCCTGCCATAAAATGATGTGTTCAGCCTGATGCGAGCTGCCGAGCCAGACAGTCTGCCAGGGCTCGCGACAGGAGGGGCTTCTTGAGGACCTCGCCGATGCCGGCTGCCTGAAGTCGATCCGGCCGAAGCGCATGGGCGTAGCCGGTCATCAGCACGATCGGGACGTCCGAGCGCAGCTCTCGGATCGCGCACGCAAGCTCGGTGCCCGTCATTTCCGGCATGACCTCGTCCACCAGCACCAGGTCGAAACGCGTCGGCTTGGTGCGGAATGCGGCGAGAGCGGCAAGGCCGCCGTCGAAGCCGATCGGCTCGTAACCGAGGGCAGCGAGCATCTCCTCGCCGAGAAGCACGAGCGGCTTCTCGTCATCGACGATGAGGACCGTTTCGCCCTGGCCGGTCCGCAACGGCGGCTCAGGGGAGTGATCCGCCTTCGCCGCGGCATCTTCTATCCGAGGCAGATAGACCTCGAAGGTAGCACCTTTCCCCAGCCGACTCTTCACGTTGAGGGCGCCGCCATGACCGCCGACGATCCCGTGGACGGTGGAAAGCCCCAGCCCCGTGCCTTGCCCCGCCGGCTTGGTGGTAAAGAAGGGCTCGAAGATGCGCTCCAGGGTCGCCCGGTCGATGCCGCGTCCGGTATCCCTGACGGTGATACGCGCATAGCGGCCGGCGGGCAAACTGCCGTGGGAAAGCCTCATGAAGTGCCTGGCATCAACGGTATCGACAACGAGCGTCAGCATGCCCCGCTCCTCCATGGCCTGCGCGGCATTGCTGCAGAGGTTCATGACCACCTGCTGCAACTCGGTTGCGTCGCCCATCACGGCGACGCCCTCAGCCTCGAGGCGCGTGCGCATCGTGAGCGTCGCCGGAAGAGAGGCCCGGACGAGGTCGATCGCCTCGGCTATGACGGGCTCAACAGCGATCGCCCGAAGCCGCCGTTCTCGGCGCCGCCCGAAGGCAAGCACCTGCTCGACGACGTCCTGTGCCCGCTCGCCGGCCTTCATGATCTGCTCCACATAGCGCCGCGCGCGCGACTCCTTCAGGAGCACCGCGAGCGCCATCTCGCTATAGCCGCGGATGGCGCCCAGAATGTTGTTGAACTCGTGCGCGATGCCGCCGGCAAGGGTGCCGATCGCCTCAAGCCGCTGCGACTGGTAGAGACGGGCCTGAAGCGCCTCGCGCTCGGCCTCTCCCCGCTCACGCGCGATAGCGTTGGCGAAGATCTCCACGGCGGTTCTAAGGAGCGCGATGTCATCGTCCCGCCAATGCTTCTTCCTGGCCGTGGCTTCGAGGGCAAGCACACCCAGACGTTCGCCGGCCACACGCATCGGGATGGACAGCCATGATCGGACATGCCGCGCCCTGAGCGAAGCCTTTTGCCGGCTGCCCGGCAGGGCCTCGACGTCGGGCACGCAGATGCAGCCCTGACGTTCGTACCCCTCCGGTCTCCAGCTCAGGACGAGATCGGCCACTTCGGCGGGCGGAGTTCCCGCTGTGCCCGCAGCCTTTCGCCGGTGCCAATAGCTGCCGGAGAGGTCAGGCCCGCCGTCGCCGGCGACGATGATCTGTGCGCTGTCGAGGCCGGCAAATTCAACCAGCCGGGAAAGCGATTCGCCGATCGCGGCACGGATTTCTTCCCGCGGCAGGTTGATGAAGTGCGTTGAGATGGAGGCGATCAGGGCCTCGAAGCCGAGCCGCTGTTTG comes from the Sinorhizobium garamanticum genome and includes:
- a CDS encoding two-component system VirA-like sensor kinase; the protein is MRRIRALALVVAGLFIALTYFLFQGLTPEAPHRQRADALQAVILHDAALQRDVLWARAGLLRSYDPLVRSMENLLAATAALPAIAEVARGEAKAEIDRRLLEVTAAVRDQEALVETFKSQNAVLQNSLAYFNHLSGLLAAASDGRRTELNTEIGALTAGMLRFANAPQSGAAAEVEHSLDRFAVLPVDAALAEDVRTLVSHGRLIVTTLPAVDDLVARVQSAPTSERARGLQNVYFAAYERAAARADIFLRLLYVAALALVAYVAYLFVRLRANAHTLKQRLGFEALIASISTHFINLPREEIRAAIGESLSRLVEFAGLDSAQIIVAGDGGPDLSGSYWHRRKAAGTAGTPPAEVADLVLSWRPEGYERQGCICVPDVEALPGSRQKASLRARHVRSWLSIPMRVAGERLGVLALEATARKKHWRDDDIALLRTAVEIFANAIARERGEAEREALQARLYQSQRLEAIGTLAGGIAHEFNNILGAIRGYSEMALAVLLKESRARRYVEQIMKAGERAQDVVEQVLAFGRRRERRLRAIAVEPVIAEAIDLVRASLPATLTMRTRLEAEGVAVMGDATELQQVVMNLCSNAAQAMEERGMLTLVVDTVDARHFMRLSHGSLPAGRYARITVRDTGRGIDRATLERIFEPFFTTKPAGQGTGLGLSTVHGIVGGHGGALNVKSRLGKGATFEVYLPRIEDAAAKADHSPEPPLRTGQGETVLIVDDEKPLVLLGEEMLAALGYEPIGFDGGLAALAAFRTKPTRFDLVLVDEVMPEMTGTELACAIRELRSDVPIVLMTGYAHALRPDRLQAAGIGEVLKKPLLSRALADCLARQLASG